From Calditrichota bacterium, the proteins below share one genomic window:
- a CDS encoding DUF4282 domain-containing protein, translated as MQDFLNTLFDFSFKDFVTIKIIKVIYAIGILFAGIGAIAVIIKGFGAGVLAGILALILSPIVFIIYTILIRVWLEVVIVLFRISEDVRDIAKKPE; from the coding sequence ATGCAAGATTTTCTTAACACGCTGTTCGATTTTTCGTTCAAAGATTTTGTCACCATCAAAATCATCAAGGTCATTTACGCCATCGGAATTCTTTTCGCCGGCATCGGGGCGATCGCCGTAATCATCAAAGGCTTTGGCGCGGGCGTTTTGGCGGGCATTTTGGCGCTCATTCTTTCGCCGATTGTGTTCATTATTTACACCATTCTCATCAGGGTCTGGCTGGAAGTGGTGATTGTACTGTTCCGCATTTCCGAAGATGTCCGGGATATCGCAAAAAAACCGGAATAA